The Panicum virgatum strain AP13 chromosome 3N, P.virgatum_v5, whole genome shotgun sequence genome includes the window GTAAATTGAAGTCCTTTTTTACCACGCTCAGGGACACCGTCTGATGCAGGATGGAGGGATGGGATTTCTAACAAGTGGAGTAACAAATCAGGGAGGCGCTTGTTTGGTTGTGATCTTACCATGTCGGCGACGCCCTCGGCGGTGAGGCGGACCATCTcggcgggcgacggcgagcgcggcgggatGGGCGTCCGCCAGCCGGCGGAAGGGGTGGCGCTtgcggctacggcggcggcggcggaggacccGGAGCCGATGGACACGACGAGGAGGTCGtcgacgccgacggcgagcgggaACTCCTGCTTGTTGTGGAGCACGTGCgtgatggcggccgcggcggggttgCCCATGGCCGCGACACCCCCCGACGCCGCGGCGATGGCCGTGCGCCCGTCCACCGACCggacggcggctgcggcggccccgccgccgcaggtggcCGCGCAGACGTCGCGGAGGCGGAAGTCGAAGCTGTCGCTCTCGACGGCGTCGGCGCGGGAGAAGAggaacggcgccgccgtggcgaggTCGTAGCAGGGCACGAGCAGCGGCGCGACGGTGTCCCTGAGCGTGGCGTCCCCGAACACCCGGCGCAGCGGGGACCGCTCCCCGCGGCGGAACAGCAGGGCCGCCCACCggctccgccgcgcgccgtcgccgccccacCAGCCCCCCTGCCGCCTCCCGAGGCTCGCCGCCACGAACGCCAGCGCGTCCGCCGCCGTGTACCGCGCGCGCCCGTCCTCCCCCCTGAGGAACAGCATCGCCGCCAGCACGCCCCCGGCgccggcccccgccgcggcgtcgAAGAAGTCGGCGACGCGCGCGTCGGGGTCCCCGGCGCGCTCCCGCAGCGCGGCCTCCAGCCTCGCGAGCGCGACCGCCGCCAGCAGCGCGTCGCCGGGGCCCGGCCCGCACCCGTCGATCGCGAGCACCCGCACCCGGCCCCtgtcctccccggcggccgcccgcgccggcgtgcCCGGCACGGAGCcgacgccggccgcgccgccgaacAGGAACTTGCTTTCGAGCAGGGAGAAGATCTCGTAGCTGAGCTTGCCCAGGTCCACGTCGGCCGGAGGCGACGCCATATCTGCAGCCGCTGGGCTCGCTCGTGATGGACTAGACGGGTGGGGGTGAGTAGGAGAGTGGCGAGCTGTCGGTAGGGGTGGTGATGTCTCGACTGCCCAGCGCGCTCACGGCCCCGCCGTGCGGCCTTATAGCTGGGCGGTGGGCGGTGGGCGGTGGGCGCAGGGCAGCCACACCAGTGTTGGAATTGGAAGGCGCCTCAGCTGCGAGAGGAGAAGGTGGAGGCGGGTTTTGCGAAAGGCGTGTCCTGAGGAGGGTAGCGTAGTGACACGTGGAGCGTCGGGCAGGTGAGACCGCGCGCCGACGGGCCGCGCAGCGGcgtgtcgtgctcggggtcagCTGATAGCCTGGCACGTGGGGCGGAGGCCTGGTTCTCTGACTGACATGTGGGTAGTATGAAGCGGGCTCCATGTGTCAGCTAGCGTAGGGGTTGGAGCGCACGTGCGGGCGGCGTGGGGGCAAGCGTGACCGACGGGATCGGGGCTGTCGGGATCGGTGGACCGAGCAGCACCTGTACGTGGGCCCTATGCGTCAGCGTCTTAATGGGTCGGTGACGGCGCGAGGGTCTCGTTGCTGGGCAGCACAGTGGCCAGCTACTCAGCTGCTCAGCATGCCTTCGTACTGTCACGGTGCAGTACTCCGTTTTCGCAGCACCGACAATAGCAAATCTGGCAAAAATTTGAACCGTTGCTGTAAACAATAGTGAGAATTACCCGtggttagttttttttataaaagcAGGAGCTCTGCCGCTTAATTAAAATGAAAGAAATTATGTACAAATACTTAGTGGTTAGAGAGGTAGAAAAATGAGAATTCGTTGCACACGTTAGTCTCGGTTTCCTTTTAATCCGGTACTAAAGTTGCCACGATAGTATTGGGTCCAAATTTGAAAGTTCACGGAGCCATTTCAGTATCGGACCAAGAgcctgaccggtactaatgctAGTTTGTCTAGCTATGTTACTATTATAGAAAAGGATACGCCGTCACACTTATGGGGGAATAATTACCAACTTAGTAATTGGTATGCTTGCCTTCTACTACCTACAATGATCAAGGGATGTCAATTTGCATTTTTTGTACTCCAAGTTGGGATATTGGCACCATTATTTTAGCTTTTGGTACTTGTCCTTGAACAACAAAACAGTTGAGCAAGCATATTGTTCGCCACTCAATATACTAATATGGACATTCAGAAAGAAGGACGAACATAATAGTAGATTACAATCCAAAAGTCATAAATTTCATGAAAACTTGACAACATTGCACAACAAACAAATTCCTTTTTCAAAAAGAGTTTTGGGGGGTAAAAGGTACGATCACCCCATATCCATCACTTGGAAAATCACAGCTGATGAAATTGCATTGTCTAtctctttcaatttttttttttgcggggaTTATATCTCTCGAACTTTCCTCAGTCGTTGAATGTACTAAACAAACAGTGAGTTTACCTACTAAGCATTTACTGTCATAAAATTGATAATTTTGCGCCATTTATCGAGCATATGAGGTGCCATGTCACGCATCCCCCAACTAACAAAATAAGGACCACAGGTGGAGATATATAGCTGATAACATCAATTCATGCCTTATTACAAATTCATTCATTGATATTTCCCGTAAAGACTTTCTTCGCATAAATATTGTTGTGGGGGCGTGTGGATCCGGTGAATGACTACAATAAGAAAGTGAGAGCACCCGGTTTCAATATATATTACGGTTCGATGGGAGATCTCGACCTAGGACTCAGAAATACTTTCTTCGCGCTTATGTTGCTTACATAACGAAGGATTTATTTTTCAAGTTGGGATGTTGGCACAACACTAGGAAAATGGTACCTGTATATTAGGAAATGTATAAAACCTGACATATATAGCTTATTGTATGTCAGGTTCTATACATTTCCTAATAAGCTTATTGTAGTTGCTATGTATAGCTGATTGATTTGTACCAGGATAGTTTCTTGTAACACAAACCACATTGTATATGAAAGCTCACCCCCCTGATTGGGTGTGGTGTTTTTCCCATTCTACCTTTCTACACTGTACTCCAACACCAAAACAGTTGGACATGCACATTGCATGCCACTGCGCAATGGTTGGACTTTCACTAGGAGGTGGTACTATGCTAATCCAAAATTATTATGTTTCACTTAAATTCGCAGTAAATGATACTGTGGAATGAAATTCGCAGTACCAATATCACCGTATCCTTTACCGCGCCAATTTcatgaaatggagggagtatgggTGTTGGGAGGACTGGAGCTTTGCTTAATTAGCTATAGCGAGCTTTAATTTCCATGTACGCGAGTGACTTTTATGAGAGCTTTAAAATCAGCACGGGATTAATTAAGCCATTTAAGCTGCTCTCTGAATTCAGTTTATGGAACAGTTTACCCTGCCGTGCAGCAGGTTGGGCCGTTCGTGGGTTGGTGCCTGGAATGCAAGCACCATCTTTCCGCCGCCGTCTGATGATCCGACTACTACTGCAGCCTGCAGGGCGATCGATCGAAGCGGGAATTGAAAGCGAGCGCCTGCTGATCACTGGCACTGACGACCGTCGCCACTGGCCCTGATGGCTGCTTCTGATCCTGCCGTGCCAGTGTTGGAAGAAGCACAGGATGGGAGCAGCAGTAAGCCAGTAATTACTGGCAACTGGACCCCCTCGTGCTGATCTTCTCCTCCCTCCGATCATAATTACATGAGATTTTTTTATTGTAATCCCCCTgttaaaatttatttgaattggTTACAGTCAATAACTTGCAAAGTTTTCGTAAAGAAAGTAACTTTGCAAAGTTTGTTTCGCCAACACAGAATTCCATCTATAA containing:
- the LOC120666907 gene encoding patatin-like protein 3 → MASPPADVDLGKLSYEIFSLLESKFLFGGAAGVGSVPGTPARAAAGEDRGRVRVLAIDGCGPGPGDALLAAVALARLEAALRERAGDPDARVADFFDAAAGAGAGGVLAAMLFLRGEDGRARYTAADALAFVAASLGRRQGGWWGGDGARRSRWAALLFRRGERSPLRRVFGDATLRDTVAPLLVPCYDLATAAPFLFSRADAVESDSFDFRLRDVCAATCGGGAAAAAVRSVDGRTAIAAASGGVAAMGNPAAAAITHVLHNKQEFPLAVGVDDLLVVSIGSGSSAAAAVAASATPSAGWRTPIPPRSPSPAEMVRLTAEGVADMVDQAVAMAFGHTCGRNYVRIQAASPACSGKKALSSLDARKAVAAADGMLTQRNVEAELFRGRRLSEKSNREKLDAFAAELVKEQERRARSPGLPNVVIKQAAATPRPSSATTASSATATARTASTMPSPASQGSYGH